Sequence from the Chiloscyllium plagiosum isolate BGI_BamShark_2017 unplaced genomic scaffold, ASM401019v2 scaf_35991, whole genome shotgun sequence genome:
gtgctgagggagtgggtgctgagggagggtccgTACTAAGCGTTGCCCGTCTCTCTGTTGCAGAGGGGTGCGGAGACCGGGCACGTCCTGAGCAACAGCCAGGAGCTGGACAGTGGGGTGGGCAGGACGGACGACAGCGCCCGCAACGACGAGAGCTCCGAGCACGACCTCCTGGCCGACGAGCCGCTAACCCCCGCCCCTGGCGCTACCACCTCGTCCTCCCTCGCCCGGCGCCACCCTCGCCCGAGCGCCGACGCGCCCGCGCTTGACGAATCCCTGCCGGGGCTGACCCAGGCTGAGAGCCGGCGCTACCGGGAGCTGGTGGAGCTCCGGCGCCGCCTGGAGGCTGGGGCGCGCCATGCCCCCTCCGGGGGGCGCCGGTGCCAGGGGTCCCTGGCCCCCGCCCTGCGGGAGGAGATGGGGCACCTGGAGTTCAAGTCCCGCAGTGGCGCCCGGGCACAGAAGATGCGGCAGCTCCGCGCCCGGTGCATGGCGGCCTGGCTGGCGGGCGAGGGGCGCCCCCTGGAGGCTGAGCCGCCCTCCCCGCCGACCCCCCCCGGGGCGGGCGACCCCCCGCCCCGCGGCCTGTGCGACATCACGGAGCTGCCGGAACGCCCCGAGCCCACCacgcccaccaccaccaccaccaccagcgcCTACAACACCGGCGAGAGCTGCCGCAGCACCCCTCCCCTGGGCGAGCGCCCGCCCCCGGGCCTTGGCACGGCAAGCCCCCCCACCTCCCGCAGCCTCCCCCGCCAGGGGGCGCCGGGCCAGCGGCGCCCGGAGGGCCAGAGGGCTCGTCGGGCGCCGGCCGGCAGTCCGCGCTGCTTCACCGGGCTGGAGCAGCCAGCCGTCCGGCCCGAGGTGTCGTTGCCGCCCGTTGCTGGGCACGCCGAGGGGCCCAGGGGGGACTGGAAGGGGCGGGGCAGGGCCGAGGGTGCCCGCCCGCCCGCCAAGCGCCCGGTGAGGGACCGCCTCCTCAAGGCCCGCGCCCTCAAGATCCGCGAGGAGCGGGCAGGCATGACCACGGACGACGACGCGGCAAGCGAGATGAAGATGGGCCGCTACTGGAGCAAGGGGGAGCGCAAGCAGCACTTGGCGCGGGCAAGGGAGCATCGGCGACGGCGGGAGCTGATGATGCAGAGCCGCCTGGACTGGCTGAGGGGGTCCACCGGCGAGCACCAGGGCGGCGAGGGGGCGCCGCGCCCTGGGGCGGGGGGCGGCGCCGAGCTCAGCGTGGTCGCCCTGGGCCACAGGAAGAGCCTGCGCAAGCGCAGCCGTCGGATCCTGGACAACTGGATCACCATCCAGGAGATGCTGGCGTACGGTACCCGGGCACCGGACGGGCGAAGGGTCTACAACCCCCTCCTGTCCGTCACCACCGTCTGAgcaggccccccccccccccctcgcggCAGGGTCTGGGGGCAGGTACTGGGGACGCGCCAGGGGCCTCTCACCGCCCCCCGCCTGCCCAGGAGAGAGAACGGGAGCGAGCCGGGGAAAGGGACGGTGAACCATCTCCGA
This genomic interval carries:
- the LOC122545216 gene encoding PDZ domain-containing protein 4-like, with translation RGAETGHVLSNSQELDSGVGRTDDSARNDESSEHDLLADEPLTPAPGATTSSSLARRHPRPSADAPALDESLPGLTQAESRRYRELVELRRRLEAGARHAPSGGRRCQGSLAPALREEMGHLEFKSRSGARAQKMRQLRARCMAAWLAGEGRPLEAEPPSPPTPPGAGDPPPRGLCDITELPERPEPTTPTTTTTTSAYNTGESCRSTPPLGERPPPGLGTASPPTSRSLPRQGAPGQRRPEGQRARRAPAGSPRCFTGLEQPAVRPEVSLPPVAGHAEGPRGDWKGRGRAEGARPPAKRPVRDRLLKARALKIREERAGMTTDDDAASEMKMGRYWSKGERKQHLARAREHRRRRELMMQSRLDWLRGSTGEHQGGEGAPRPGAGGGAELSVVALGHRKSLRKRSRRILDNWITIQEMLAYGTRAPDGRRVYNPLLSVTTV